The proteins below come from a single Eucalyptus grandis isolate ANBG69807.140 chromosome 3, ASM1654582v1, whole genome shotgun sequence genomic window:
- the LOC120291755 gene encoding UPF0481 protein At3g47200-like yields the protein MPKLLELMCWFFEQVMRKDKLPEPVMESKVKHFVHVISLLFLPLVRKPPNDSHKEMKFSPSATELVATGSECLFDIKFENGVLNIPYLVLEDGTESFFRNIIAFEQCYHLHDSYLIEYIVFMDYLVDTPSDAKLLIDKKIIENCLGNKEAVVQLINSLGKGANFTKKNYYFNSLNHKLIAHYEKSYNKWKVTFKPDYCSSPWVVISVIATVVLLFLTAAQTVCLVLSLK from the exons ATGCCAAAGTTGCTTGAACTCATGTGCTGGTTCTTCGAGCAGGTTATGAGGAAGGACAAGTTGCCAGAGCCGGTGATGGAGTCGAAGGTGAAGCACTTCGTCCACGTGATCAGTCTCTTGTTCTTGCCATTAGTGAGGAAGCCGCCAAATGACAGCCATAAGGAGATGAAGTTCTCCCCGAGTGCAACAGAGCTGGTGGCAACTGGA AGCGAGTGCTTGTTCGATATCAAATTCGAGAATGGAGTGCTCAACATCCCGTATCTGGTTCTTGAGGATGGGACGGAATCTTTTTTTCGGAACATTATTGCCTTCGAACAATGTTACCACCTACACGACAGCTATCTGATCGAGTACATTGTGTTCATGGATTACCTGGTCGATACCCCGAGCGATGCAAAGTTGCTGATCGACAAGAAAATCATCGAGAACTGTCTCGGCAATAAAGAAGCTGTCGTGCAGCTAATCAATTCCTTAGGCAAGGGAGCTAACTTTACGAAAAAAAATTACTACTTCAACAGCCTCAACCACAAGCTCATCGCCCATTACGAAAAGTCTTATAACAAGTGGAAGGTGACGTTCAAGCCTGATTACTGCAGTAGCCCATGGGTGGTCATCTCGGTAATCGCTACAGTGGTGTTGCTTTTTCTGACTGCAGCACAGACTGTATGCTTAGTCCTCTCTCTTAAATAA